The following proteins are co-located in the Streptomyces sp. NBC_01198 genome:
- a CDS encoding PP2C family protein-serine/threonine phosphatase codes for MPPLPESAPAAQSATPTACPDCAEPLDADDRYCGSCGLDLTAPVAAAPARPAAPPAASPPGGADAGLAEAPATDAFVLAPPQPARPPSAADGDTLALGVAVPGARLSDPRAEPPAPGGPVCVACGLGGVDDDGYCEHCGHAQPRQRDHQEQELAGVAAVSDRGLRHHRNEDAFAVATTSLPDGTPAVAAVVCDGVSTAYRPDDASAAASAAGRESLLAALERGTPAEDAMRGALMSAFDAVTALAAEEEPAGGVPHHNAPACTCVSAVVTGPVFTVGWIGDSRAYWIPDDRTLPASRLTEDDSWAARMVAADLMSEAEAYADVRAHAITGWLGADAVEVDPHVAAFQPEGPGVIVVCTDGLWNYAESAAEMAEAIPADARSRPLHSARTLLGVALDGGGHDNVTVAVLPFPAAVSRAGFPSA; via the coding sequence ATGCCACCACTGCCCGAGTCGGCGCCGGCGGCGCAGTCCGCCACACCGACCGCCTGCCCCGACTGCGCGGAGCCGCTGGACGCGGACGACCGCTACTGCGGCAGCTGCGGTCTCGACCTGACCGCTCCGGTCGCGGCCGCACCGGCCCGACCGGCCGCTCCCCCGGCCGCGTCACCGCCCGGCGGAGCGGACGCCGGCCTCGCGGAGGCGCCGGCGACCGACGCCTTCGTGCTGGCCCCGCCCCAGCCCGCCCGGCCCCCGTCGGCCGCCGACGGCGACACCCTCGCCCTCGGCGTCGCCGTGCCCGGCGCGCGGCTGTCCGACCCGCGCGCGGAGCCGCCGGCGCCCGGCGGCCCGGTGTGCGTGGCCTGCGGGCTCGGCGGGGTGGACGACGACGGCTACTGCGAGCACTGCGGGCACGCGCAGCCGCGCCAGCGGGACCACCAGGAGCAGGAGTTGGCGGGCGTGGCCGCGGTCAGCGACCGCGGGCTGCGGCACCACCGCAACGAGGACGCCTTCGCGGTGGCGACCACCTCGCTGCCGGACGGCACCCCCGCGGTGGCCGCGGTGGTGTGCGACGGCGTGTCCACCGCCTACCGCCCCGACGACGCCTCGGCGGCCGCGTCCGCCGCGGGCCGCGAGTCGCTGCTCGCCGCCCTGGAGCGCGGCACCCCGGCGGAGGACGCCATGCGCGGCGCCCTGATGTCGGCCTTCGACGCGGTGACGGCGCTCGCGGCGGAGGAGGAGCCGGCGGGCGGCGTCCCGCACCACAACGCCCCGGCGTGCACCTGCGTCAGCGCGGTGGTGACCGGCCCGGTCTTCACCGTCGGCTGGATCGGCGACAGCCGTGCGTACTGGATCCCTGACGACCGTACGCTGCCCGCCTCCCGGCTGACCGAGGACGACTCGTGGGCGGCCAGGATGGTCGCGGCGGACCTGATGTCGGAGGCCGAGGCCTACGCCGACGTGCGGGCGCACGCCATCACCGGCTGGCTGGGCGCCGACGCGGTGGAGGTCGACCCGCATGTGGCCGCCTTCCAGCCGGAGGGTCCCGGAGTGATCGTGGTGTGCACCGACGGGCTGTGGAACTACGCCGAGTCGGCCGCCGAGATGGCCGAGGCGATCCCGGCCGACGCACGCAGCCGCCCGCTGCACAGCGCGCGCACCCTGCTGGGTGTGGCACTGGACGGCGGCGGCCACGACAACGTAACGGTCGCGGTGCTGCCGTTCCCGGCCGCCGTGTCCCGGGCAGGATTCCCATCCGCGTAG